A window from Bubalus kerabau isolate K-KA32 ecotype Philippines breed swamp buffalo chromosome 5, PCC_UOA_SB_1v2, whole genome shotgun sequence encodes these proteins:
- the CASZ1 gene encoding zinc finger protein castor homolog 1 isoform X3 → MDLGTAEGTRCTDPPAGKPAMAAKRKGGLKLNAICAKLSRQVEVEKGGEAGAHTEGSPLRPRDKERSGPESGVARAPRSEEDKRRAVIEKWVNGEYSEEPAPAPVLGRIAREGLELPPEGVYMVQPQGCSDEEDHSEEPPKDSSVLEEKDSDGAASKDDGGPSAKQASGEASSLRDYAASTMTEFLGMFGYDDQNTRDELARKISFEKLHAGSTPEVATSSALPASEDALSKRARFSKYEEYIRKLKAGEQLSWPAHGTTAEGRAGKEALGPLPGLRLPSSTTHLETKATILPLPSHSSVPMQGLVARASKYDFFIQKLKTGENLRPQNGSAYKKPSKYDLENVKYLHLFKPGEGSPDMGGAIAFKTGKVGRPSKYDVRAIQKPGPAKVPPTPSLAPAPLASVPTAPSAPGPGPEPSASLPFNTPEYLKSTFSKTDSITTGTVSTVKNGLPTDKPAVTEDVNIYQKYIARFSGSQHCGHIHCAYQYREHYHCLDPECNYQRFTSKQDVIRHYNMHKKRDNSLQHGFMRFSPLDDCSVYYHGCHLNGKSTHYHCMQVGCNKVYTSTSDVMTHENFHKKNTQLINDGFQRFRATEDCGTADCQFYGQKTTHFHCRRPGCTFTFKNKCDIEKHKSYHIKDDAYAKDGFKKFYKYEECKYEGCVYSKATNHFHCIRAGCGFTFTSTSQMTSHKRKHERRHIRASGSGVLGLPPSLLGAKDTEHEESSNDDLVDFSALSSKNSSLSASPTSQQSSASLAAATAASEAVPSATKPPNSKISGLLAQGLPSSIPLALALSNSGLASATPYFPILPGRGSASLPVGAPGLMGAMSSGTAGSATPDTPALAASGAGDSAAAGAASVPVPPASIMERISASKGLISPMMARLAAAALKPSAPFDPGNGQQATPARFPPAPVKQEPGESAGAPGLHEASQDRSLDLTLKEPSNESNGHAVPANSSLLSSLMNKMSQGSPNLGSLLNVKTDTEGGPAGESPPFLGKAVKAMVQEKLSEPWKVYLRRFGTKDFCNAQCDFLHKAHFHCVVEECGALFSTLDGAIKHANFHFRTEGGAVKGNPEAAFPASAAETKPSLAPASPPAPPVTTATASSLEGPTASLAAVPSTPTLLAWKQLASTIPQMPQIPASVPHLPTSPLATTSLENAKPQVKPGFLQFQENDPCLATDCKYANKFHFHCLFGNCKYVCKTSGKAESHCLDHINPNNNLVNVRDQFAYYSLQCLCPNQHCEFRMRGHYHCLRTGCYFVTNITTKLPWHIKKHEKAERRAANGFKYFTKREECGRLGCKYNQVNSHFHCIREGCQFSFLLKHQMTSHARKHMRRMLGKNFDRAPSSQGPPSLMDTETDEYMDYTGCSPGAMSSESSTMDRSCSSTPVGNESTAAGCPAPPPPPLPLPAAAGDEAARGAPQPPLTPSFSPAVLRAPLPSLPCLFSPPCLSYSLLSATLGATRGLAHPISSPPSFPPVTATPSPVKSDAPLVQDAAGNTISMPTASGAKKRFWIIEDMSPFGKRRKTASSRKMLDEGMMLEGFRRFDLYEDCKDAACQFSLKVTHYHCTRENCGYKFCGRTHMYKHAQHHDRVDNLVLDDFKRFKASLSCHFADCPFSGSSTHFHCLRCRFRCTDSTKVTAHRKHHGKQDVISAAGFCQFSSSADCAVPDCKYKLKCSHFHCTYPGCRHTVVGMSQMDSHKRKHEKQERGEPPAASPGPEGLAPGPAAAAAAAAGLDGAPPPGAEPAAAALLFLPGPALGPSDDPGPPDAPGPRVGPAAPGPAAGESSQEDDEEELELNEEADDDDDEEEEDDDEDDDEDDDEDDEDLRTDSEESLPEGPAVAAGPGSRSPELAALGAPAPPGPAPTAASP, encoded by the exons CTGAAGGCACCCGGTGCACCGACCCGCCCGCAGGAAAGCCCGCGATGGCGGCCAAGCGCAAAGGCGGCCTGAAGCTCAACGCCATCTGCGCCAAGCTGAGCCGCCAGGTGGAGGTGGAGAAGGGTGGGGAGGCCGGCGCCCACACCGAGGGCAGCCCGCTGCGGCCCCGGGACAAAGAGCGCAGTGGCCCTGAGTCTGGGGTGGCCCGGGCCCCCCGCAGCGAAGAAGACAAGAGGCGGGCGGTGATTGAGAAGTGGGTCAACGGGGAGTACAGCGAGGAGCCGGCACCTGCGCCTGTGCTGGGGCGGATCGCCCGGGAGGGCCTGGAGCTGCCGCCCGAGGGCGTCTACATGGTCCAGCCCCAGGGCTGCAGCGACGAGGAGGACCACAGCGAGGAGCCCCCCAAGGACAGCAGCGTCCTGGAGGAGAAGGACTCGGATGGGGCAGCCTCCAAGGATGACGGTGGCCCCAGTGCCAAGCAGGCTTCAG GAGAGGCCTCTTCACTGCGGGACTACGCAGCCTCCACAATGACTGAGTTCCTTGGCATGTTTGGTTACGACGACCAGAACACGAGGGACGAGCTGGCCAGGAAGATCAGCTTTGAGAAGCTGCATGCGGGCTCCACCCCCGAGGTGGCCACCTCCTCCGCGCTGCCCGCCTCCGAGGACGCCCTCAGCAAGCGGGCGCGGTTCTCCAAGTACGAGGAGTACATCCGCAAGCTCAAGGCTGGCGAGCAGCTGTCCTGGCCGGCCCATGGCACCACGGCTGAGGGGCGGGCAGGCAAGGAGGCGCTGGGCCCCCTGCCAGGCCTGCGGCTTCCCAGTAGCACCACGCACCTGGAGACCAAGGCCACTATCCTACCCCTGCCCTCGCACAGCAGCGTCCCCATGCAGGGCCTGGTGGCCCGCGCCTCCAAGTACGACTTTTTCATCCAGAAACTGAAGACGGGCGAGAACCTGCGGCCCCAGAACGGGAGCGCCTACAAGAAGCCGTCCAAGTACGACCTGGAGAACGTCAAGTACCTGCACCTCTTCAAACCCGGGGAGGGCAGCCCCGACATGGGTGGGGCCATCGCCTTCAAGACGGGCAAGGTGGGGCGCCCCTCCAAGTATGATGTCCGGGCCATCCAGAAGCCTGGCCCCGCCAAGGTTCcgcccacccccagcctggcTCCCGCACCCCTCGCCAGCGTGCCCACCGCTCCCAGCGCCCCTGGGCCAGGCCCTGAGCCATCTGCCTCCCTGCCTTTCAACACTCCCGAGTACCTGAAGTCGACCTTCTCCAAAACAGACTCCATCACCACGGGGACCGTCTCCACTGTCAA GAACGGATTGCCCACAGATAAACCAGCTGTCACTGAAGATGTAAACATTTACCAGAAATATATTGCCAG GTTCTCAGGCAGTCAGCACTGTGGCCACATCCACTGCGCCTACCAGTACCGCGAGCACTACCACTGCCTCGACCCCGAGTGCAACTACCAG AGGTTCACGAGCAAGCAGGACGTGATCCGGCACTACAACATGCACAAGAAGCGGGACAACTCCCTGCAGCACGGCTTCATGCGCTTCAGCCCGCTGGACGACTGCAGCGTCTACTACCACGGCTGCCACCTCAACGGGAAGAGCACCCACTACCACTGCATGCAg GTGGGCTGTAACAAGGTGTACACAAGCACGTCGGACGTGATGACCCATGAGAACTTCCATAAGAAGAACACCCAGCTCATCAACGACGGCTTCCAGCGCTTCCGTGCCACCGAGGACTGCGGCACGGCCGACTGCCAGTTCTACGGGCAGAAGACcacgcacttccactgcag gcgcCCCGGCTGCACGTTCACCTTCAAGAACAAGTGTGACATCGAGAAGCACAAAAGCTACCACATCAAGGACGACGCCTACGCCAAGGACGGCTTCAAGAAGTTCTACAAGTACGAGGAGTGCAAGTACGAGGGCTGCGTGTACAGCAAGGCCACCAACCACTTCCACTGCATCCGCGCCGGCTGCGGCTTCACCTTCACCTCCACCAGCCAGATGACCTCGCACAAGCGCAAGCACGAGCGCAGGCACATACGCGCCTCCGGCTCTGGCGTGCTGGGGCTGCCACCCTCGCTGCTGGGCGCCAAGGACACGGAGCACGAGGAGTCCAGCAACGACGACCTGGTCGACTTCTCGGCCCTGAGCAGCAAGAACTCCAGCTTGAGCGCCTCCCCCACCAGCCAGCAGTCCTCCGCCTCCCTGGCCGCGGCCACTGCCGCCTCCGAGGCCGTGCCCAGCGCCACCAAGCCTCCCAACAGCAAGATCTCGGGGCTACTGGCCCAGGGCCTGCCCAGCTCCATCCCCCTGGCGCTGGCCCTCTCCAACTCCGGCCTGGCCAGCGCCACACCCTACTTCCCCATCCTTCCTGGCCGGGGCAGCGCCTCCCTGCCAGTGGGTGCCCCCGGCCTCATGGGTGCCATGTCATCCGGGACAGCAGGCTCAGCAACCCCTGACACGCCCGCCCTGGCAGCCTCGGGAGCCGGTGACTCGGCGGCGgcgggagctgcctcagtccccGTGCCCCCTGCCTCCATCATGGAGAGGATCTCAGCCAGCAAAGGCCTCATCTCGCCCATGATGGCCAGGCTGGCCGCAGCCGCCCTCAAGCCCTCTGCCCCCTTTGACCCAG GAAACGGGCAGCAGGCCACCCCTGCCAGGTTCCCCCCAGCCCCGGTGAAGCAGGAGCCCGGTGAGAGTGCTGGCGCCCCAGGTCTCCACGAGGCCTCCCAGGACCGCAGTTTAGACCTGACTCTGAAGGAGCCCAG TAATGAATCAAATGGCCACGCAGTCCCGGCAAATTCATCTCTTTTATCCTCGCTTATGAATAAG ATGTCTCAGGGCAGCCCCAACCTCGGCAGCCTGTTGAACGTCAAGACGGACACAGAGGGAGGCCCCGCTGGGGAGTCCCCCCCATTCCTGGGCAAGGCTGTGAAGGCGATGGTTCAGGAGAAGCTGTCAGAGCCCTGGAAGGTGTACCTTCGCAG GTTTGGCACCAAGGACTTCTGCAACGCCCAGTGTGACTTCCTCCACAAGGCCCACTTCCACTGCGTGGTGGAGGAGTGCGGCGCGCTTTTCAGCACCCTGGACGGGGCCATCAAGCACGCCAA CTTCCACTTCCGGACGGAGGGAGGAGCAGTGAAAGGAAACCCAGAGGCTGCCTTCCCGGCCTCGGCTGCTGAGACCAAACCCTCCTTGGCCCCCGCGTCCCCTCCAGCGCCACCCGTCACCACGGCCACGGCTTCCTCTCTCGAGGGGCCCACTGCCAGCCTGGCCGCCgtgccctccacccccaccctgctcgCCTGGAAGCAGCTGGCTTCCACCATACCCCAGATGCCTCAGATTCCAGCATCAGTGCCTCACCTGCCCACTTCGCCCTTGGCAACGACTTCTCTAGAGAACGCCAAGCCCCAGGTCAAACccggattcctccagttccaggaGAA CGATCCTTGCCTCGCAACGGACTGCAAGTATGCCAACAAGTTCCACTTCCACTGTCTCTTTGGGAACTGCAAGTACGTCTGCAAAACCTCTGGCAAGGCCGAGTCCCACTGCCTGGACCACATCAACCCCAACAACAACCTGGTGAACGTGCGAGACCAGTTTGCTTACTACTCCCTGCAGTGCCTCTGTCCCAACCAG CACTGCGAGTTCCGGATGCGTGGGCACTACCACTGTCTCCGGACCGGCTGCTACTTTGTGACCAACATCACCACCAAGCTGCCGTGGCACATAAAGAAGCACGAGAAAGCCGAGCGGCGGGCAGCCAATGGGTTCAAGTACTTCACCAAGCGCGAGGAGTGCGGCAGGCTAG GCTGCAAGTACAACCAGGTGAACAGCCACTTCCACTGCATCCGGGAGGGCTGCCAGTTCTCCTTCCTCCTCAAGCACCAGATGACCTCCCATGCCCGGAAGCACATGCGGAGGATGCTGGGGAAGAACTTCGATCGTGCACCCTCCTCCCAG GGCCCCCCAAGCCTGATGGACACCGAGACAGATGAGTACATGGATTATACTGGTTGCAGCCCAGGCGCCATGTCCTCCGAGTCTTCCACCATGGACCGAAGCTGCTCCAGCACCCCTGTGGGCAATGAGAGCACCGCGGCAG GCTGcccggctcctcctcctcctcctcttcctcttcctgctgctgccgGTGACGAGGCTGCCCGCGGGGCTCCGCAGCCCCCACTGACCCCATCCTTCTCTCCGGCCGTGCTCCGggcgcccctcccctccctcccatgcCTCTTTTCTCCACCCTGTCTCTCATACTCTCTGCTCAGTGCCACTCTCGGAGCCACCCGGGGCCTGGCCCACCCCATCAGCAGCCCGCCCAGCTTCCCGCCTGTCACTGCCACTCCATCTCCAGTAAAAAGTGACGCCCCCCTAGTTCAGGACGCCGCAG GGAACACCATCTCCATGCCGACAGCCTCGGGGGCCAAAAAGCGCTTCTGGATCATTGAGGACATGTCTCCATTCGGCAAGCGGCGCAAGACTGCTTCCTCACGCAAGATGCTGGACGAGGGCATGATGCTCGAGGGCTTCAGGCGCTTCGACCTCTACGAGGACTGCAAGGATGCGGCCTGCCAGTTCTCGCTCAAGGTCACCCACTACCACTGCACGCGCGAGAACTGCGGCTACAAGTTCTGCGGGCGCACGCACATGTACAAGCACGCGCAGCACCACGACCGCGTGGACAACCTGGTGCTGGACGACTTCAAGCGCTTCAAGGCCTCACTCAGCTGCCATTTCGCCGACTGCCCCTTCTCGGGGAGCAGCACGCACTTCCACTGCCTGCGCTGCCGCTTCCGCTGCACCGACAGCACCAAGGTCACAGCGCACCGCAAGCACCACGGCAAGCAGGACGTGATCAGCGCGGCGGGCTTCTGCCAGTTCAGCTCGAGCGCCGACTGCGCCGTGCCTGACTGCAAGTACAAGCTCAAGTGCTCGCACTTCCACTGCACCTACCCCGGCTGCCGCCACACGGTCGTGGGCATGTCGCAGATGGACTCGCACAAGCGCAAGCACGAGAAGCAGGAGCGCGGCGAGCCGCCCGCCGCCTCCCCCGGCCCCGAGGGCCTCGCGcccggccccgccgccgccgccgccgccgccgccggcctgGACGGCGCGCCCCCGCCCGGCGCCgagcccgccgccgccgccctgcTCTTCTTGCCCGGCCCGGCGCTGGGGCCGAGCGACGACCCTGGCCCGCCCGACGCCCCGGGGCCCCGCGTCGGCCCCGCCGCGCCCGGCCCAGCGGCCGGCGAGTCGTCGCAGGAGGACGACGAGGAGGAGCTGGAGCTGAACGAGGAGGcggacgacgacgacgacgaggaggaggaggacgacgACGAGGACGACGACGAGGACGACGACGAGGACGACGAGGACCTGCGCACCGACTCGGAGGAGTCGCTGCCCGAGGGGCCGGCCGTGGCGGCGGGGCCGGGGTCACGGAGCCCGGAGCTGGCGGCCCTCGGCGCCCCCGCGCCCCCCGGGCCCGCGCCCACCGCCGCCTCCCCGTAG
- the CASZ1 gene encoding zinc finger protein castor homolog 1 isoform X1, with translation MKVDYLSEFGFRLSDYEFGTKERRMDLGTAEGTRCTDPPAGKPAMAAKRKGGLKLNAICAKLSRQVEVEKGGEAGAHTEGSPLRPRDKERSGPESGVARAPRSEEDKRRAVIEKWVNGEYSEEPAPAPVLGRIAREGLELPPEGVYMVQPQGCSDEEDHSEEPPKDSSVLEEKDSDGAASKDDGGPSAKQASGEASSLRDYAASTMTEFLGMFGYDDQNTRDELARKISFEKLHAGSTPEVATSSALPASEDALSKRARFSKYEEYIRKLKAGEQLSWPAHGTTAEGRAGKEALGPLPGLRLPSSTTHLETKATILPLPSHSSVPMQGLVARASKYDFFIQKLKTGENLRPQNGSAYKKPSKYDLENVKYLHLFKPGEGSPDMGGAIAFKTGKVGRPSKYDVRAIQKPGPAKVPPTPSLAPAPLASVPTAPSAPGPGPEPSASLPFNTPEYLKSTFSKTDSITTGTVSTVKNGLPTDKPAVTEDVNIYQKYIARFSGSQHCGHIHCAYQYREHYHCLDPECNYQRFTSKQDVIRHYNMHKKRDNSLQHGFMRFSPLDDCSVYYHGCHLNGKSTHYHCMQVGCNKVYTSTSDVMTHENFHKKNTQLINDGFQRFRATEDCGTADCQFYGQKTTHFHCRRPGCTFTFKNKCDIEKHKSYHIKDDAYAKDGFKKFYKYEECKYEGCVYSKATNHFHCIRAGCGFTFTSTSQMTSHKRKHERRHIRASGSGVLGLPPSLLGAKDTEHEESSNDDLVDFSALSSKNSSLSASPTSQQSSASLAAATAASEAVPSATKPPNSKISGLLAQGLPSSIPLALALSNSGLASATPYFPILPGRGSASLPVGAPGLMGAMSSGTAGSATPDTPALAASGAGDSAAAGAASVPVPPASIMERISASKGLISPMMARLAAAALKPSAPFDPGNGQQATPARFPPAPVKQEPGESAGAPGLHEASQDRSLDLTLKEPSNESNGHAVPANSSLLSSLMNKMSQGSPNLGSLLNVKTDTEGGPAGESPPFLGKAVKAMVQEKLSEPWKVYLRRFGTKDFCNAQCDFLHKAHFHCVVEECGALFSTLDGAIKHANFHFRTEGGAVKGNPEAAFPASAAETKPSLAPASPPAPPVTTATASSLEGPTASLAAVPSTPTLLAWKQLASTIPQMPQIPASVPHLPTSPLATTSLENAKPQVKPGFLQFQENDPCLATDCKYANKFHFHCLFGNCKYVCKTSGKAESHCLDHINPNNNLVNVRDQFAYYSLQCLCPNQHCEFRMRGHYHCLRTGCYFVTNITTKLPWHIKKHEKAERRAANGFKYFTKREECGRLGCKYNQVNSHFHCIREGCQFSFLLKHQMTSHARKHMRRMLGKNFDRAPSSQGPPSLMDTETDEYMDYTGCSPGAMSSESSTMDRSCSSTPVGNESTAAGCPAPPPPPLPLPAAAGDEAARGAPQPPLTPSFSPAVLRAPLPSLPCLFSPPCLSYSLLSATLGATRGLAHPISSPPSFPPVTATPSPVKSDAPLVQDAAGNTISMPTASGAKKRFWIIEDMSPFGKRRKTASSRKMLDEGMMLEGFRRFDLYEDCKDAACQFSLKVTHYHCTRENCGYKFCGRTHMYKHAQHHDRVDNLVLDDFKRFKASLSCHFADCPFSGSSTHFHCLRCRFRCTDSTKVTAHRKHHGKQDVISAAGFCQFSSSADCAVPDCKYKLKCSHFHCTYPGCRHTVVGMSQMDSHKRKHEKQERGEPPAASPGPEGLAPGPAAAAAAAAGLDGAPPPGAEPAAAALLFLPGPALGPSDDPGPPDAPGPRVGPAAPGPAAGESSQEDDEEELELNEEADDDDDEEEEDDDEDDDEDDDEDDEDLRTDSEESLPEGPAVAAGPGSRSPELAALGAPAPPGPAPTAASP, from the exons CTGAAGGCACCCGGTGCACCGACCCGCCCGCAGGAAAGCCCGCGATGGCGGCCAAGCGCAAAGGCGGCCTGAAGCTCAACGCCATCTGCGCCAAGCTGAGCCGCCAGGTGGAGGTGGAGAAGGGTGGGGAGGCCGGCGCCCACACCGAGGGCAGCCCGCTGCGGCCCCGGGACAAAGAGCGCAGTGGCCCTGAGTCTGGGGTGGCCCGGGCCCCCCGCAGCGAAGAAGACAAGAGGCGGGCGGTGATTGAGAAGTGGGTCAACGGGGAGTACAGCGAGGAGCCGGCACCTGCGCCTGTGCTGGGGCGGATCGCCCGGGAGGGCCTGGAGCTGCCGCCCGAGGGCGTCTACATGGTCCAGCCCCAGGGCTGCAGCGACGAGGAGGACCACAGCGAGGAGCCCCCCAAGGACAGCAGCGTCCTGGAGGAGAAGGACTCGGATGGGGCAGCCTCCAAGGATGACGGTGGCCCCAGTGCCAAGCAGGCTTCAG GAGAGGCCTCTTCACTGCGGGACTACGCAGCCTCCACAATGACTGAGTTCCTTGGCATGTTTGGTTACGACGACCAGAACACGAGGGACGAGCTGGCCAGGAAGATCAGCTTTGAGAAGCTGCATGCGGGCTCCACCCCCGAGGTGGCCACCTCCTCCGCGCTGCCCGCCTCCGAGGACGCCCTCAGCAAGCGGGCGCGGTTCTCCAAGTACGAGGAGTACATCCGCAAGCTCAAGGCTGGCGAGCAGCTGTCCTGGCCGGCCCATGGCACCACGGCTGAGGGGCGGGCAGGCAAGGAGGCGCTGGGCCCCCTGCCAGGCCTGCGGCTTCCCAGTAGCACCACGCACCTGGAGACCAAGGCCACTATCCTACCCCTGCCCTCGCACAGCAGCGTCCCCATGCAGGGCCTGGTGGCCCGCGCCTCCAAGTACGACTTTTTCATCCAGAAACTGAAGACGGGCGAGAACCTGCGGCCCCAGAACGGGAGCGCCTACAAGAAGCCGTCCAAGTACGACCTGGAGAACGTCAAGTACCTGCACCTCTTCAAACCCGGGGAGGGCAGCCCCGACATGGGTGGGGCCATCGCCTTCAAGACGGGCAAGGTGGGGCGCCCCTCCAAGTATGATGTCCGGGCCATCCAGAAGCCTGGCCCCGCCAAGGTTCcgcccacccccagcctggcTCCCGCACCCCTCGCCAGCGTGCCCACCGCTCCCAGCGCCCCTGGGCCAGGCCCTGAGCCATCTGCCTCCCTGCCTTTCAACACTCCCGAGTACCTGAAGTCGACCTTCTCCAAAACAGACTCCATCACCACGGGGACCGTCTCCACTGTCAA GAACGGATTGCCCACAGATAAACCAGCTGTCACTGAAGATGTAAACATTTACCAGAAATATATTGCCAG GTTCTCAGGCAGTCAGCACTGTGGCCACATCCACTGCGCCTACCAGTACCGCGAGCACTACCACTGCCTCGACCCCGAGTGCAACTACCAG AGGTTCACGAGCAAGCAGGACGTGATCCGGCACTACAACATGCACAAGAAGCGGGACAACTCCCTGCAGCACGGCTTCATGCGCTTCAGCCCGCTGGACGACTGCAGCGTCTACTACCACGGCTGCCACCTCAACGGGAAGAGCACCCACTACCACTGCATGCAg GTGGGCTGTAACAAGGTGTACACAAGCACGTCGGACGTGATGACCCATGAGAACTTCCATAAGAAGAACACCCAGCTCATCAACGACGGCTTCCAGCGCTTCCGTGCCACCGAGGACTGCGGCACGGCCGACTGCCAGTTCTACGGGCAGAAGACcacgcacttccactgcag gcgcCCCGGCTGCACGTTCACCTTCAAGAACAAGTGTGACATCGAGAAGCACAAAAGCTACCACATCAAGGACGACGCCTACGCCAAGGACGGCTTCAAGAAGTTCTACAAGTACGAGGAGTGCAAGTACGAGGGCTGCGTGTACAGCAAGGCCACCAACCACTTCCACTGCATCCGCGCCGGCTGCGGCTTCACCTTCACCTCCACCAGCCAGATGACCTCGCACAAGCGCAAGCACGAGCGCAGGCACATACGCGCCTCCGGCTCTGGCGTGCTGGGGCTGCCACCCTCGCTGCTGGGCGCCAAGGACACGGAGCACGAGGAGTCCAGCAACGACGACCTGGTCGACTTCTCGGCCCTGAGCAGCAAGAACTCCAGCTTGAGCGCCTCCCCCACCAGCCAGCAGTCCTCCGCCTCCCTGGCCGCGGCCACTGCCGCCTCCGAGGCCGTGCCCAGCGCCACCAAGCCTCCCAACAGCAAGATCTCGGGGCTACTGGCCCAGGGCCTGCCCAGCTCCATCCCCCTGGCGCTGGCCCTCTCCAACTCCGGCCTGGCCAGCGCCACACCCTACTTCCCCATCCTTCCTGGCCGGGGCAGCGCCTCCCTGCCAGTGGGTGCCCCCGGCCTCATGGGTGCCATGTCATCCGGGACAGCAGGCTCAGCAACCCCTGACACGCCCGCCCTGGCAGCCTCGGGAGCCGGTGACTCGGCGGCGgcgggagctgcctcagtccccGTGCCCCCTGCCTCCATCATGGAGAGGATCTCAGCCAGCAAAGGCCTCATCTCGCCCATGATGGCCAGGCTGGCCGCAGCCGCCCTCAAGCCCTCTGCCCCCTTTGACCCAG GAAACGGGCAGCAGGCCACCCCTGCCAGGTTCCCCCCAGCCCCGGTGAAGCAGGAGCCCGGTGAGAGTGCTGGCGCCCCAGGTCTCCACGAGGCCTCCCAGGACCGCAGTTTAGACCTGACTCTGAAGGAGCCCAG TAATGAATCAAATGGCCACGCAGTCCCGGCAAATTCATCTCTTTTATCCTCGCTTATGAATAAG ATGTCTCAGGGCAGCCCCAACCTCGGCAGCCTGTTGAACGTCAAGACGGACACAGAGGGAGGCCCCGCTGGGGAGTCCCCCCCATTCCTGGGCAAGGCTGTGAAGGCGATGGTTCAGGAGAAGCTGTCAGAGCCCTGGAAGGTGTACCTTCGCAG GTTTGGCACCAAGGACTTCTGCAACGCCCAGTGTGACTTCCTCCACAAGGCCCACTTCCACTGCGTGGTGGAGGAGTGCGGCGCGCTTTTCAGCACCCTGGACGGGGCCATCAAGCACGCCAA CTTCCACTTCCGGACGGAGGGAGGAGCAGTGAAAGGAAACCCAGAGGCTGCCTTCCCGGCCTCGGCTGCTGAGACCAAACCCTCCTTGGCCCCCGCGTCCCCTCCAGCGCCACCCGTCACCACGGCCACGGCTTCCTCTCTCGAGGGGCCCACTGCCAGCCTGGCCGCCgtgccctccacccccaccctgctcgCCTGGAAGCAGCTGGCTTCCACCATACCCCAGATGCCTCAGATTCCAGCATCAGTGCCTCACCTGCCCACTTCGCCCTTGGCAACGACTTCTCTAGAGAACGCCAAGCCCCAGGTCAAACccggattcctccagttccaggaGAA CGATCCTTGCCTCGCAACGGACTGCAAGTATGCCAACAAGTTCCACTTCCACTGTCTCTTTGGGAACTGCAAGTACGTCTGCAAAACCTCTGGCAAGGCCGAGTCCCACTGCCTGGACCACATCAACCCCAACAACAACCTGGTGAACGTGCGAGACCAGTTTGCTTACTACTCCCTGCAGTGCCTCTGTCCCAACCAG CACTGCGAGTTCCGGATGCGTGGGCACTACCACTGTCTCCGGACCGGCTGCTACTTTGTGACCAACATCACCACCAAGCTGCCGTGGCACATAAAGAAGCACGAGAAAGCCGAGCGGCGGGCAGCCAATGGGTTCAAGTACTTCACCAAGCGCGAGGAGTGCGGCAGGCTAG GCTGCAAGTACAACCAGGTGAACAGCCACTTCCACTGCATCCGGGAGGGCTGCCAGTTCTCCTTCCTCCTCAAGCACCAGATGACCTCCCATGCCCGGAAGCACATGCGGAGGATGCTGGGGAAGAACTTCGATCGTGCACCCTCCTCCCAG GGCCCCCCAAGCCTGATGGACACCGAGACAGATGAGTACATGGATTATACTGGTTGCAGCCCAGGCGCCATGTCCTCCGAGTCTTCCACCATGGACCGAAGCTGCTCCAGCACCCCTGTGGGCAATGAGAGCACCGCGGCAG GCTGcccggctcctcctcctcctcctcttcctcttcctgctgctgccgGTGACGAGGCTGCCCGCGGGGCTCCGCAGCCCCCACTGACCCCATCCTTCTCTCCGGCCGTGCTCCGggcgcccctcccctccctcccatgcCTCTTTTCTCCACCCTGTCTCTCATACTCTCTGCTCAGTGCCACTCTCGGAGCCACCCGGGGCCTGGCCCACCCCATCAGCAGCCCGCCCAGCTTCCCGCCTGTCACTGCCACTCCATCTCCAGTAAAAAGTGACGCCCCCCTAGTTCAGGACGCCGCAG GGAACACCATCTCCATGCCGACAGCCTCGGGGGCCAAAAAGCGCTTCTGGATCATTGAGGACATGTCTCCATTCGGCAAGCGGCGCAAGACTGCTTCCTCACGCAAGATGCTGGACGAGGGCATGATGCTCGAGGGCTTCAGGCGCTTCGACCTCTACGAGGACTGCAAGGATGCGGCCTGCCAGTTCTCGCTCAAGGTCACCCACTACCACTGCACGCGCGAGAACTGCGGCTACAAGTTCTGCGGGCGCACGCACATGTACAAGCACGCGCAGCACCACGACCGCGTGGACAACCTGGTGCTGGACGACTTCAAGCGCTTCAAGGCCTCACTCAGCTGCCATTTCGCCGACTGCCCCTTCTCGGGGAGCAGCACGCACTTCCACTGCCTGCGCTGCCGCTTCCGCTGCACCGACAGCACCAAGGTCACAGCGCACCGCAAGCACCACGGCAAGCAGGACGTGATCAGCGCGGCGGGCTTCTGCCAGTTCAGCTCGAGCGCCGACTGCGCCGTGCCTGACTGCAAGTACAAGCTCAAGTGCTCGCACTTCCACTGCACCTACCCCGGCTGCCGCCACACGGTCGTGGGCATGTCGCAGATGGACTCGCACAAGCGCAAGCACGAGAAGCAGGAGCGCGGCGAGCCGCCCGCCGCCTCCCCCGGCCCCGAGGGCCTCGCGcccggccccgccgccgccgccgccgccgccgccggcctgGACGGCGCGCCCCCGCCCGGCGCCgagcccgccgccgccgccctgcTCTTCTTGCCCGGCCCGGCGCTGGGGCCGAGCGACGACCCTGGCCCGCCCGACGCCCCGGGGCCCCGCGTCGGCCCCGCCGCGCCCGGCCCAGCGGCCGGCGAGTCGTCGCAGGAGGACGACGAGGAGGAGCTGGAGCTGAACGAGGAGGcggacgacgacgacgacgaggaggaggaggacgacgACGAGGACGACGACGAGGACGACGACGAGGACGACGAGGACCTGCGCACCGACTCGGAGGAGTCGCTGCCCGAGGGGCCGGCCGTGGCGGCGGGGCCGGGGTCACGGAGCCCGGAGCTGGCGGCCCTCGGCGCCCCCGCGCCCCCCGGGCCCGCGCCCACCGCCGCCTCCCCGTAG